In a single window of the Plasmodium cynomolgi strain B DNA, chromosome 6, whole genome shotgun sequence genome:
- a CDS encoding hypothetical protein (putative) produces MQPCKAFLFTFLIWAWEYTKNGALNCNGDNDGAHNQFSVRAARMLYEYDRLQNDAEGSVTSLASANSIFSRSSGGSTGSVLSRSSAGGTGSIYSKSSTKTAFGNDFEGSVGSSTSIDDLKSVASSTSTNSLDTSSERSYDDDASENQSVTDDASDNQSVTDESVTNESVTDESILVDIRDDNSVSSYNSGSTAASARTDVTNGSSSTMSGSVRSSRSSASSSTKSSRSSASGSAKSQKSKYDDTSYEDLESLEEKEAKRAKEKAQRKEILDESTYDMKTAGKYSKGYSNKYNKENRDDDNYEVSREETLNKRLKKLNSEEQEGRKDVMRSSKKGKKSRRSAKREGEFSGYLLKYKNAQRDNANFEVDQNERLFRKVREFNAKDREKMRRTLNKIKKNVKNMNVEDEDELKSQLKSLRKYINFDYDEHSSIDSGSDGSVYSDEDGSSIYVGRRGMAKNGSIERTRNNMDELRSYIDEAMDKNNAEIAHLLVNKIEKYKNKVDKLKEKNRNELKFMNLRHNLKLQKVLLYVPLISLITSVILGILLAQYWMIPVVTAYFVSLFSFAFGTFVSYGIMGKVMFNSSLKVIDYILGRNTREIADYVPHSRRVIMD; encoded by the exons ATGCAACCTTGCAAAGCCTTTCTCTTTACCTTCCTCATTTGGGCCTGGGAATATACCAAAAAT GGTGCCCTCAACTGCAACGGAGACAACGATGGCGCACACAACCAATTCAGCGTAAGGGCCGCAAGAATGCTGTATGAATACGACCGCCTCCAGAACGACGCCGAAGGAAGTGTTACTTCCCTTGCGAGCGCTAACAGTATCTTTAGCAGGAGCAGCGGAGGATCCACCGGTAGCGTCCTTAGCAGGAGCAGCGCTGGCGGCACTGGTAGCATCTATAGCAAAAGCAGCACCAAAACAGCCTTCGGTAATGACTTCGAAGGCTCTGTAGGTAGTTCTACAAGCATTGATGATCTCAAAAGTGTAGCATCCTCAACAAGCACCAATAGCTTGGACACTAGTAGCGAAAGAAGCTATGATGATGATGCCTCGGAAAATCAATCCGTCACAGATGATGCATCGGACAATCAGTCAGTCACAGATGAATCCGTCACAAATGAATCCGTCACTGATGAATCCATCCTAGTGGATATTCGTGATGATAACAGCGTTAGCAGTTACAACTCAGGTTCCACGGCAGCCAGCGCAAGGACAGATGTAACCAATGGCTCCAGCAGTACCATGAGCGGCTCAGTCAGAAGTTCCAGAAGTAGTGCAAGCAGCTCTACCAAAAGCTCCAGAAGTAGCGCAAGCGGTTCTGCTAAAAGCCAAAAAAGCAAATACGACGACACCTCATATGAAGATTTAGAATCcttagaagaaaaagaagcgaagCGAGCCAAGGAAAAGGCacaaaggaaagaaattttaGATGAATCTACTTACGATATGAAAACAGCCGGAAAATATTCCAAAGGATATTCGAACAAATACAACAAGGAAAACAGAGATGATGACAATTATGAAGTTAGCCGTGAAGAAACCCTAAATAAAAGATTAAAGAAACTAAACTCAGAAGAACAAGAAGGACGTAAAGATGTTATGAGAAGTTCCaagaaaggtaaaaaatctAGACGCAGTGCAAAACGCGAAGGGGAATTCTCAGGTTATCTgttaaaatacaaaaatgctCAAAGAGATAACGCAAATTTTGAAGTTGACCAAAATGAGAGACTATTCAGAAAAGTAAGAGAATTTAATGCAAAagatagagaaaaaatgagaagaactttgaataaaataaaaaaaaatgtaaaaaatatgaacgtgGAAGATGAAGATGAATTAAAATCTCAATTAAAAAGTCtcagaaaatatataaacttCGATTATGATGAACACAGTTCCATTGATAGTGGCAGTGATGGTTCTGTATATAGCGATGAGGATGGCTCATCCATATATGTAGGAAGACGAGGAATGGCAAAGAACGGATCCATTGAAAGAACCAGAAATAACATGGATGAACTCAGATCTTACATCGATGAAGCCATGGATAAGAATAATGCCGAAATCGCCCACTTGTTGGTCAACAAAATTGAGAAGTACAAAAACAAAGTCGACAAActgaaagagaaaaacaggAACGAATTGAAATTCATGAATTTGAGACATAATCTCAAATTGCAGAAGGTCCTCCTCTACGTCCCCCTCATTTCCCTCATCACGAGTGTCATCCTAGGTATACTTCTCGCTCAGTACTGGATGATACCAGTTGTTACTGCTTACTTTGTTAGTTTGTTCAGTTTCGCCTTTGGAACCTTCGTCTCCTATGGAATTATGGGAAAAGTCATGTTTAACTCCTCCCTCAAAGTTATCGATTACATACTAGGAAGAAACACGAGAGAGATTGCTGATTACGTCCCACACAGCAGAAGAGTCATAATGGACTGA